A genomic region of Runella rosea contains the following coding sequences:
- a CDS encoding alpha-isopropylmalate synthase regulatory domain-containing protein produces MDTTLRDGEQTSGVSFSASEKLALAQLLLTDVKVDRIEIASARVSEGEFRAVKKITDWAKENGFLDKVEVLTFVDGEASINWMLESGATVMNLLTKGSMNHLVHQLKKTPEAHFEDIQKVIALAQSKGISANVYLEDWSNGMRNSPEYVFQFLDFLATQPIRRVLLPDTLGVLTPAESYSFVKSIVERYPNQHFDFHAHNDYDLSIANVMEALRAGAHGLHLTVNGMGERAGNAPLASAIAVLKDFMPEVTTGVVEESLYSISKIVETFSGLRIPANKPIVGDNVFTQTAGIHADGDKKNNLYFNELMPERFGRKRSYALGKTSGKANIENNLRELGIKLADEDLKKVTQRIIELGDRKEVVTQDDLPYIISDVLDTNAIEYKIEVLNYVLTHSKDLKPSATLKVKIEDEVFEENAQGDGQYDAFMNALKKIYEVKGKTLPLLTDYAVRIPTGGRTDALCETIITWNWNNKEFKTRGLDSDQTVSAIKATQKMLNLISI; encoded by the coding sequence ATGGATACGACACTCCGCGACGGTGAACAGACCAGCGGAGTGTCTTTTTCGGCTTCTGAAAAGCTGGCGCTCGCGCAACTTCTTTTAACAGATGTCAAAGTAGACCGCATCGAAATTGCTTCGGCGCGGGTGTCAGAAGGCGAATTTAGGGCGGTAAAAAAAATCACCGATTGGGCCAAAGAAAACGGATTTTTGGACAAGGTAGAAGTACTGACTTTTGTAGACGGCGAAGCGTCCATCAATTGGATGCTTGAATCGGGTGCAACAGTCATGAATCTGTTGACCAAAGGCTCAATGAATCACTTGGTGCATCAACTCAAAAAAACGCCCGAAGCGCATTTTGAAGATATTCAAAAAGTGATTGCCTTGGCACAATCGAAAGGTATTTCTGCCAATGTGTATCTGGAAGATTGGAGCAATGGAATGCGTAACTCCCCTGAGTATGTATTCCAATTTCTTGATTTTCTGGCCACTCAGCCCATTCGTCGAGTGCTTTTACCCGATACGTTGGGCGTGCTTACGCCAGCTGAATCTTATTCGTTTGTGAAATCAATTGTGGAGCGTTATCCCAATCAACACTTTGATTTCCATGCTCATAACGACTATGACCTAAGCATTGCTAATGTCATGGAAGCGCTACGGGCGGGAGCCCATGGGCTGCATTTGACCGTCAATGGCATGGGCGAACGGGCTGGAAATGCGCCGTTGGCGAGTGCAATTGCGGTCTTGAAGGATTTCATGCCAGAAGTAACCACGGGAGTAGTGGAGGAATCGTTGTATTCCATCAGCAAAATCGTTGAAACCTTCTCTGGGCTTCGTATTCCAGCCAACAAACCGATTGTGGGAGATAATGTTTTTACCCAAACTGCTGGTATTCATGCCGATGGCGACAAGAAAAACAACCTGTATTTCAATGAGCTGATGCCAGAGCGTTTTGGACGCAAGCGTTCGTATGCGTTGGGCAAAACGTCGGGGAAAGCCAATATCGAAAATAACCTTCGGGAACTGGGTATCAAACTCGCTGATGAAGACCTCAAAAAAGTAACGCAGCGAATTATTGAACTCGGTGATAGAAAGGAAGTTGTGACGCAGGACGACCTTCCGTACATCATTTCCGACGTGTTGGATACCAACGCTATTGAGTACAAAATTGAAGTTCTCAATTATGTGTTGACCCACTCTAAAGACCTTAAACCATCGGCAACGCTCAAGGTGAAAATCGAAGATGAGGTGTTTGAAGAAAATGCGCAAGGTGATGGCCAGTACGATGCGTTTATGAATGCGTTGAAGAAAATATATGAGGTCAAAGGAAAAACGCTCCCACTGTTGACCGATTATGCCGTTCGCATTCCTACGGGAGGGCGCACCGACGCGCTTTGTGAAACCATCATCACCTGGAATTGGAATAATAAAGAGTTTAAAACCAGAGGTTTGGACTCTGACCAAACGGTATCGGCTATCAAAGCCACTCAAAAGATGCTGAACTTGATTTCTATATAG